A stretch of the Deltaproteobacteria bacterium genome encodes the following:
- a CDS encoding NYN domain-containing protein — protein sequence MSSEHTRKRTIAFVDGQNLFHAAREAFGYTYPNYDVLALATAVSERQGWDLVQVRFYTGIPDPSDDPFWNAFWSAKLAVMGRQGIHLFSRTLRYRNRIVHLPDGTQHTFLAGEEKGIDVRIALDIIRLAHGNEYDVALVFSQDQDLSEAADELRVIARERKRWIKIACAFPLSPMTRNR from the coding sequence ATCTCTAGCGAACATACTCGCAAACGAACGATTGCTTTTGTGGACGGCCAGAACCTGTTCCATGCAGCCCGAGAAGCCTTCGGTTATACATATCCGAATTATGATGTCTTGGCTTTGGCGACGGCGGTCTCTGAGAGACAGGGCTGGGATTTGGTCCAGGTTCGATTCTACACGGGGATTCCGGACCCGTCCGACGATCCGTTTTGGAATGCATTTTGGTCCGCAAAGCTGGCCGTAATGGGACGCCAAGGGATCCACCTTTTTTCCAGAACCCTCCGTTATCGCAACAGGATTGTACATCTTCCAGACGGGACGCAACACACATTTCTTGCCGGAGAAGAAAAGGGCATTGACGTTCGCATAGCTTTGGATATCATTCGTTTAGCCCACGGTAATGAGTACGATGTAGCCCTTGTTTTTAGCCAGGATCAGGATCTTTCCGAAGCTGCTGACGAACTTCGCGTCATAGCGCGGGAAAGGAAGCGTTGGATCAAGATTGCGTGCGCCTTCCCGTTGAGTCCGATGACGCGAAACCG